The following coding sequences lie in one Cryptococcus neoformans var. neoformans B-3501A chromosome 14, whole genome shotgun sequence genomic window:
- a CDS encoding hypothetical protein (HMMPfam hit to RVT, Reverse transcriptase (RNA-dependent DNA polymerase), score: 84.6, E(): 2.4e-22; HMMPfam hit to rve, Integrase core domain, score: 101.1, E(): 2.8e-27): MPPKPTKGAVEDSPSESPTAALLECLVGRAQKQDNTLSLLTELLLKQQKQSTVKDRYNPRGLPLPKPSDIPRFQGPLGNADSVLTHLRRLQQLLRTNSLLTPSDDEELEARSWLGRTRGPPYGGGWEEYLARLAMPSHWEYRESRTLFRLSLQEVSPNAWRKFDNAVILHRSHLHGTHHYPLDHEIARLYCAACPERLFLRLVDEPGFHTNDLDGLRVLISNHIERIAHEDAASQHVPRPIKTPASSASRSSDSAQLPQPPIGHQHPQCPSRTHHTQPKVNQLETELTAGDTTSAYLALAQTIPSVAEPIQDSSYALFHPLLAISVPIPADDLWPARLIRLLIDTGASTTFVDPKLAARLGWSVKTGAVRMRVRLAGGKAGPIVTDTVIGSFSLGDRMYQINGVVMDLHGTYDGILGLNFLARHGLLADTTSLVHLLEAGGANLSALGLRKDDASPSELVSATRLHHTEIHPTTPHATAAADSHSLTDVLRRLQAEFHDVFCDDLGDVRNFPTISRTRSGIHFEINLKHGATPKHSAPYRVPEALLPRFREMLLEHLNAGRLRYSSSPWASPAFLVSKGNGKFRMVCDFRALNNVTVPDMYPMGNVQDILHRAARKGKIFAKLDCKDAFFQTLMKEEDIPKTAITTPLGLLEWVVMPQGIRNVPAAQQRRINEALQGLTGECCEAYVDDIIIWGKDAKDLHDNISKLFLDEVAFLGHIIRPGQILPDPAKIARVKQFPLPVNSHQLHSFLGLVNYLRDFVPNLADHTAVLHATLPPNAAAEKAYYKAVKMHKGHLPEGWTGWRWSFGPAEKAAFEATRRMVSTVPCLAVIDYDAVKAGKQQVFLFTDASNTGTGAWIGVGTSRESAQPVAYDSCTFNSAQRNYPVHDRELLAIINALDHWRPLLYGIPVHVYCDHFTLQWFLGQRNLSPRQLQWLSTLKDFDLRIEYIKGEFNTLADYLSRHAPSDAPEPADPSLDQSPVSVHATMTYEPTLDPDTLRAIVQGYQGDVLFKEWLADPSTAPGVTLHNHDTHQLLLVDNRLCIPDVNTLREELMRQAHEGTARHLGVEKTMEILRSGYFWETMSKDANAPTTKPAGPLHLLPVPRDKFDDIAIDFVGPLPSSGGHDYLFTITDRLTGFIELVPCSTSINARDLAILVWDRWVSRYGLPLSITSDRDTLFTSRFWTTLWEQQNIKLKMSTAFHPQTDGASEHTNKTVVQLLRSWVDQHGKSWVKYLPRVSQAMNNTVRRSTGFSPAQLVFGRRLRTLPSLPRPPSFIQASLPTRAEWTLAADRTDLSLADARDNLILAKHRMAVQANRHRRPEVGYKVGDWVWLDTRNRLKEFHAGDGEYRAAKFFPRFQGPYQVQEANPALSVYRLHMNDQTYPKFHGHLLKPYLSSPRFHQTSPVTHQSDTGRRSILQILDDRVYRGHRQLRVVLSGDGPNGQWRNLDDLRTHDGFRALYDEYIGDDELAL; this comes from the exons ATGCCGCCGAAACCCACTAAAGGAGCAGTGGAGGACTCACCTTCCGAATCTCCTACTGCAGCGCTTTTGGAGTGCCTAGTTGGCCGTGCCCAGAAGCAGGACAACACACTTTCACTCCTTACCGAGTTACTGctcaaacaacaaaaacagTCAACGGTTAAAGATCGGTACAATCCTCGGGGTCTTCCTCTACCTAAGCCCTCAGACATTCCCCGTTTCCAAGGTCCCCTGGGGAATGCAGACAGCGTATTGActcatcttcgtcgcctACAACAACTACTTCGAACAAACAGCTTATTGACTCcttctgatgatgaggagcttgaggcgcGAAG TTGGTTAGGTCGAACACGAGGGCCGCCgtatggaggaggatgggaggagTACTTGGCAAGACTG GCCATGCCTTCACACTGGGAGTATCGGGAGTCTCGTACCTTATTCCGTCTCTCACTTCAAGAGGTTTCTCCCAATGCGTGGCGAAAATTCGACAATGCTGTTATTCTTCATCGCAGCCATCTTCATGGTACCCACCACTATCCCCTCGACCACGAAATTGCTCGCCTCTACTGTGCTGCTTGTCCCGagcgcctttttctccgccTAGTGGATGAGCCCGGATTTCACACGAACGATTTGGATGGTCTACGTGTGTTGATTAGCAATCATATTGAACGAATCGCACATGAAGATGCAGCCTCTCAACACGTACCGCGCCCTATTAAGactcctgcttcttccgcctctcgATCCTCGGACTCTGCTCAACTTCCTCAGCCG CCG ATTGGTCACCAACACCCACAATGCCCCAGTCGTACGCACCATACTCAGCCTAAGGTGAATCAGCTGGAGACCGAGTTAACTGCTGGGGATACCACTTCAGCGTACCTCGCTCTTGCGCAAACTATTCCGTCAGTCGCCGAACCTATTCAAGACTCTTCGTAcgcccttttccaccctcttcttgctaTATCCGTTCCGATCCCGGCTGATGACCTCTGGCCAGCTCGTCTCATTAGGCTCCTAATCGACACAGGGGCGTCCACGACCTTCGTGGATCCAAAGCTGGCAGCGAGGCTGGGATGGTCGGTGAAGACAGGTGCCGTACGGATGAGAGTTAGGTTAGCTGGTGGAAAGGCAGGTCCCATAGTCACCGATACAGTTATCGGCTCGTTTTCTCTAGGCGACAGGATGTATCAAATAAACGGTGTGGTGATGGATTTGCACGGAACGTATGATGGTATCTTAGGGCTTAACTTCCTTGCTCGGCACGGTTTATTGGCGGATACAACCTCCCTTGTTCACCTATTGGAGGCTGGAGGCGCGAACCTATCTGCGTTAGGACTGCGAAAGGATGACGCGTCCCCTTCGGAGCTTGTCTCCGCTACTAGGCTACACCACACGGAGATCCACCCGACAACTCCGCATGCGACCGCGGCCGCAGATTCTCACAGTCTGACAGACGTCCTGCGTCGTCTCCAGGCCGAGTTTCACGATGTCTTTTGTGATGACCTAGGCGACGTACGAAACTTCCCCACCATATCAAGGACCAGATCGGGTATCCATTTCGAAATTAATCTCAAACATGGCGCCACTCCCAAACACTCGGCGCCTTACCGCGTACCCGAAGCCCTGCTCCCTCGTTTCCGCGAGATGCTGTTAGAGCATCTGAATGCAGGTCGTCTTCGCTATtccagttccccttgggcctcCCCGGCGTTCCTCGTGTCCAAAggtaatggcaaattcAGAATGGTCTGCGATTTCCGCGCTCTGAACAATGTCACGGTCCCCGACATGTACCCTATGGGGAATGTCcaggatatcctccaccgtgccgccaggaagggcaagattttcgcaaaacttgactgtaaggatgcctttttccaaacgctaatgaaggaggaggacatcccgaaaaccgctatcaccactcctctcggtctcctagagtgggtggtaatgcctcaagggatCCGGAACGTGCCGgccgctcaacagcgtcgcaTTAATGAGGCGTTACAAGGTTTAACTGgggaatgttgcgaggcttacgtggacgatatcatcatctgggggaaggatgcgaaggacctgcatgataatatt tcaaagctgttcctcgacgaagtaGCGTTCTTAGGCCACATCATCCGCCCCGGACAGATTCTGCCCGACCCTGCCAAAATCGCACGCGTCAAGCAGTTCCCCCTCCCAGTCAATTCTCACCAACTCCACTCGTTCCTTGGTCTCGTTAACTACCTTCGCGATTTCGTACCAAACCTGGCCGACCACACCGCCGTGCTTCAtgccactcttcctccgaatgCGGCGGCTGAAAAAGCTTACTACAAGGCTGTCAAGATGCATAAGGGACACCTCCCcgagggatggactggttggagatggtcgttcggccctgcggagaaggcggcctTTGAAGCGACTCGACGCATGGTGAGTACTGTCCCCTGTCTTGCCGTTATCgattatgatgctgtcaaagcgGGAAAGCAGCAGGTTTTTCTATTCACCGACGCTTCCAACACAGGTACTGGCGCTTGGATTGGTGTTGGTACCTCTCGGGAGTCCGCCCAGCCCGTGGCCTACGATTCGTGCACCTTCAATAGTGCACAACGGAACTATCCGGTACACGACcgtgagctgctggcgattATTAATGCCCTCGATCATTGGCGCCCTCTGCTATACGGCATTCCAGTCCACGTCTACTGCGATCactttacccttcaatGGTTCCTAGGTCAAcgtaatctctctccccgtcAGCTTCAGTGGCTGAGTACTCTGAAGGATTTCGACCTCCGCATCGAATATATCAAAGGGGAGTTCAATACTCTCGCCGATTACCTCTCTCGTCATGCTCCTTCGGACGCCCCCGAACCTGCCGACCCCtctctggatcaatcaCCGGTTTCAGttcatgccacaatgaCATACGAGCCCACTTTGGATCCGGACACCCTTCGTGCGATTGTGCAGGGttatcaaggtgatgtattattcaaagaatggcttgcTGATCCGTCTACTGCTCCAGGTGTTACCCTCCATAATCATGATACACACCAACTCCTCCTTGTTGACAACCGTTTATGTATCCCGGACGTTAATACCCTTCGTGAGGAACTTATGCGGCAAGCACATGAGGGAACTGCTAGACATCTGGGTGTGGAGAAAACTATGGAGATACTCAGGAGTGGATACTTTTGggagacaatgtccaagGAT GCAAATGCCCCTACGACGAAACCGGCTGGTCCTTTGCATCTGCTCCCGGTCCCACGCGATAAATTTGATGACATCGCTATCGATTTTGTGGGaccactcccttcttccggcgGACATGACTATCTTTTCACGATCACGGATAGACTAACCGGGTTCATTGAATTGGTTCCATGTTCTACCAGTATTAACGCTCGCGACCTTGCTATCTTGGTTTGGGACAGATGGGTTTCTCGCTATGGCCTCCCGCTCTCTATTACGTCCGATCGCGATACACTATTTACCTCACGATTTTGGACGACCCTCTGGGAGCAGCAGAacatcaagctcaaaatgTCCACGGCTTTCCATCCGCAAACCGACGGCGCCTCGGAGCATACGAACAAGACGGTAGTTCAACTCCTTCGTAGCTGGGTGGACCAACATGGCAAATCTTGGGTTAAGTACCTTCCTCGTGTTTCCCAAGCCATGAATAATACTGTCAGACGTTCCACAGGTTTCTCTCCGGCACAACTGGTCTTTGGTCGCCGACTACGTACCCTTCCAAGCCTTCCCCgacctccctccttcatccaggCGTCTCTTCCTACACGGGCTGAATGGACTCTCGCTGCGGATCGCACTGACCTCTCGCTCGCCGACGCCCGCGATAACCTCATTTTGGCGAAACATCGTATGGCCGTCCAGGCcaatcgccatcgccgtccGGAAGTAGGCTACAAGGTTGGGGATTGGGTGTGGTTGGATACCCGAAATaggttgaaggaatttCATGCTGGAGACGGGGAATATCGCGCTGCTAAGttcttcccccgcttccAGGGGCCTTACCAGGTACAAGAAGCTAACCCCGCCCTCTCAGTTTACCGTCTTCACATGAATGACCAGACATACCCAAAATTCCATGGTCATCTCCTTAAGCCTTATCTGTCATCGCCTAGGTTTCATCAAACATCACCGGTAACCCACCAATCGGACACTGGACGTCGCAGCATTCTTCAAATCCTGGATGATCGAGTGTATCGCGGTCATAGACAACTCCGGGTAGTACTCAGCGGCGACGGTCCTAATGGTCAATGGAGGAATCTCGACGACTTGCGTACACACGATGGTTTCCGGGCCTTATATGATGAATATAtaggcgacgacgagctggccttgtga
- a CDS encoding hypothetical protein (Match to ESTs gb|CF185196.1|CF185196, gb|CF185195.1|CF185195; Similar to gi|18478410|dbj|BAB84516.1| acetamidase [Monascus anka], FASTA scores: opt: 1127, E(): 1.8e-65, (38.256% identity (67.260% similar) in 562 aa overlap (3-555:5-542)); HMMPfam hit to Amidase, Amidase, score: 306.8, E(): 3.1e-89), producing the protein MLWEEAVSTKRRERESKLPPKWLIPSDQLPPSDVLNVQNVPETLGCLSEREIGITGAGVSEILSKIASRQWTSREVTEAFAHRTTIAHQLLNPITEVNFETAFSQADYLDEYLAREGKTIGPLHGLPISCKDSCDVEGLDTTMGYSAWVGSKAKKDCVMIASLRAAGAIPFVKTNLGHTLMMGETVNHLFGRSLNPWNRSLTPGGSSGGEAALLAFRGSPVGWGTDIGGSIRLPSASTNLYGLRPSPGRVSYRGLADTFLGQEAVRCVLGPMGQSPSDLELLMSVYMASKPWNNDPDVIPLEWKKPSDALAERPCCFAYINGDEFVTPHPPIQRALKHVIERLRKAGHQVVEWQGPLAKNAGRLMLDFWTADGGEEVRHRVAASGEPMIPEVAQLLRMTPESDFVPPTVSQTWRNQHERDLCARQFLDHWQDSACWSGCGEIIDGLIIPAAPFLARPHGADLPSSKWGVFEHTYADFQPLFQLSTGSFPSGLFQDPSIDLPLKGFTPRSDLDKVVQALYSDPEEWRGAPIGFQLVGRRLEEEKVLAMLQQVQKALE; encoded by the exons ATGTtatgggaagaagccgTCTCGACAAAACGCAGGGAAAGGGAATCAAAACTGCCACCCAAATGGCTCATCCCTTCAGATCAACTACCACCAAGCGATGTCCTCAATGTCCAAAATGTACCTGAAACTCTAGGTTGTCTCTCAGAAAGGGAAATCGGGATAACAGGAGCCGGAGTTTCGGAAATCTTGAGCAAAATCGCCAGCCGCCAATGGACGTCGAGGGAAGTGACTGAAGCTTTTGCCCATCGAACCACTATTGCCCACCAGTTGCTGAATCC CATTACCGAGGTGAATTTTGAGACCGCGTTTTCTCAGGCAGATTACCTTGACGAATACCTCGCTCGAGAGGGAAAGACGATCGGTCCATTGCACGGCCTTCCAATCTCATGTAAA GATTCTTGCGACGTAGAAGGTCTCGACACAACCATGGGCTACTCTGCTTGGGTGGGGAGTAAAGCTAAGAAAGATTGTGTCATGATTGCATCAT TACGAGCTGCAGGAGCAATCCCATTTGTGAAAACCAATCTCGGTCATACACTTATGATGGGCGAAACCGTTAACCATTTATTTGGACGATCGCTCAATCCCTGGAACAGATCTCTTACCCCCGGaggcagcagcggcggtGAGGCAGCTCTTCTCGCTTTTCGTGGAAGTCCAGTAGGCTGGGGAACAGATATCGGTGGAAGCATCCGGCTACCTTCAGC GTCGACTAACCTGTACGGTCTGCGACCTTCTCCCGGGCGAGTATCGTATCGCGGCTTGGCGGACACATTCCTCGGCCAAGAGGCCGTTCGATGCGTCCTGGGGCCCATGGGTCAGTCACCTTCTGACCTCGAATTGCTCATGTCTGTCTACATGGCCTCAAAGCCATGGAACAACGACCCGGATGTAATCCCACTCGAGTGGAAGAAACCAAGTGATGCGCTGGCCGAGAGACCTTGTTGTTTTGCTTATATTAACGGCGACGAATTC GTCACACCGCATCCTCCAATCCAACGAGCTCTCAAACATGTTATTGAAAGACTACGAAAAGCTGGGCACCAAGTAGTAGAGTGGCAAGGTCCGCTCGCCAAAAATGCCGGTCGTTTGATGCTAGATTTCTGGACTGCTGAcggtggggaagaag TTCGCCATCGAGTTGCTGCCTCAGGGGAACCTATGATCCCTGAAGTAGCCCAACTACTCCGCATGACCCCAGAATCCGATTTTGTACCCCCAACTGTCAGTCAGACATGGAGAAACCAACATGAACGTGATCTATGCGCCAGGCAATTTTTGGATCACTGGCAAGATAGTGCCTGTTGGTCAGGCTGTGGAGAGATCATTGATGGTTTAATCAT TCCTGCAGCCCCATTCCTTGCTCGACCTCATGGAGCAGATCTACCCAGTTCCAAATGGGGAGTGTTTGAACACACCTATGCCGACTTTCAACCTCTTTTCCAACTGTCTACAGGTTCATTTCCGAGTGGCCTGTTCCAAGATCCAAGCATCGACTTGCCATTGAAAGGGTTCACTCCAAGGAGTGACTTGGATAAAGTGGTACAAGCCTTAT ATTCTGACCCAGAAGAATGGCGAGGTGCACCTATTGGATTTCAGCTGGTAGGACGACgattggaggaggagaaagttCTAGCCATGCTGCAGCAAGTGCAAAAAGCTCTAGAGTAG
- a CDS encoding hypothetical protein (Similar to gi|38104732|gb|EAA51257.1| hypothetical protein MG08779.4 [Magnaporthe grisea 70-15], FASTA scores: opt: 867, E(): 1.3e-51, (48.485% identity (75.758% similar) in 264 aa overlap (43-304:16-274))): MTSITQTQPTLKLQGDNVGSLNLKSDSQSAAAVPLTINLNQHFGDWRDDLARDGFVVLKGAVPKEKALGYRQSFFDWIEKWGMGFDQKNRSTWIPEKVPVVRKGGMFHHSIGHEAFVWEVRQEQGVLDAFAKLWGTDELLVSFDGANLSLPGNMQDPNQPAWWHVDQDPEKRGCVCVQGLVNLNYNGPKDGGLRVLKNSHKLNDEYFTKVWNGTDGFRLPKDIQESDFFGFTESILEWFYENGCEWIKPEMEPGDLVLWDSRTAHYNVPPLGEVDRCAVYTCYAPATTCIPEQLNIKQQLFKERKMTVCSLQVL, translated from the exons ATGTCGGATCTCTAAATCTGAAGTCCGACAGTCAGTCTGCGGCTGCGGTTCCGCTCACCATCAATCTCAACCAGCACTTTGGAGACTGGAGAGACGATCTCGCTCGAGATGGCTTCGTCGTCCTCAAAGGAGCGGTacccaaggagaaggcttTGGGATACCGACAGAGTTTCTTTGACTGGATTGAGAAATGGGGAATGGGCTTTGACCAGAAGAATAGATCAACTTGGATACCCGAGAAGGTCCCTGTTGTAAGGAAGGGTGGTATG TTTCATCATTCCATAGGTCATGAAGCATTCGTCTGGGAAGTTCGACAAGAACAAGGTGTTCTGGACGCATTTGCCAAGCTTTGGGGAACGGATGAGCTCTTGGTTAGCTTTGATGGCGCCAATCTCTCTTTGCCGGGTAATATGCAAGACCCAAATCAACCTGCTTG GTGGCACGTTGACCAGGATCCAGAGAAGAGGGGTTGCGTCTGCGTTCAAGGCCTCGTCAACCTCAACTACAAC GGACCCAAGGATGGCGGCTTGAGGGTTTTGAAGAACAGCCACAAGCTTAATGACGAGTATTTCACCAAAGTCTGGAATGGTACGGACGGTTTCCGACTCCCCAAAGACATTCAAGAGTCTGACTTT TTCGGTTTTACTGAGTCCATCCTCGAATGGTTCTACGAAAACGGATGCGAATGGATCAAACCTGAGATGGAGCCTGGAGACTTAGTCCTGTGGGACTCTCGTACTGCTCATTATAACGTACCACCGCTCGGCGAAGTGGACAGATGTGCTGTTT acACTTGTTACGCTCCTGCGACTACCTGTATTCCTGAGCAACTGAACATCAAGCAGCAGCTCTTCAAAGAACGGAAGATGACTGTATGTTCTCTTCAGGTTCTATAA
- a CDS encoding hypothetical protein (HMMPfam hit to RVT, Reverse transcriptase (RNA-dependent DNA polymerase), score: 128.0, E(): 2.1e-35), producing the protein MDVIDDAMLEARFLQVPTRPRHPPTVANVIAPAPAPPLIAKLTPAPSTTTKGHTAQQLDWLDPAKRLPLGDAGRSARAYLQSINACFSCRVVGHHRLICPTRPPSTPPNASASVPVANLVSLADDDEPDHHGVFAVDPVTDTLVQDASSALAGSVPLIMVNCRFKADGNTVPALVDCGAGINVVDRAYAEQQGWQGRPIIPVGTKMADNRAGPVVDQEYVVDVIIGDTTYNATPFYAMALGPRYRLILGLQFCRQHRLFDGAEHLNHLLNAGGSSYTSLVQLQLNSITPVESPTVSTERHSHSDAILREFADILPANISDVSHYPPICSSTSQKENGKFRFLCDFRGLNSVTVKDRTPVPNIDDILQRAARGKVFAKLDLTDAFFQTLMHEPDIEKTAISTPWGLYEWVVMPQGACNSPATQQRRLNEALRNLISVCCEAYVDDIIIWGATDSDLAKNIRAVLTALRNSGFVCSPSKSKFFVDSVSFLGHVISPNHIGPDPKKVEALRAWPSPGCVKDLRSFLGLLQYLRKFIPHIATKTSVLTALLPPNKTAEKAYESRKRQLAKGLPAERLESLSWLWKWTTSAQDAFEALKEMVARITGLSPLSHEAILAGQTNLYLFTDASNTGLGAWLGTGLSPDDAQPIAYDSRSLTAAERNYPVHEKELCAIIHALKEWRPLLLGVPVHVMTDHATLKWFFQQPNLSERQKRWLLVLADYDLQISHIPGATNVIADAFSRLRNSDAHVNALTMMVLSPNATFLDEVADGYGQDPVMSIWREVDRCPPGVRTTEVNGARGYFWDGMASDVKDFVSTCPACQTSKATTTKPPGLLHSLPVPPAKFSDIGIDFVGPLPQSHSFDYLIVITDRLTGWVALIPTVTTLTSSAFAQLYYDHWLKMSTAYHPQTDGISERSNKTVIQILRTWTDDQGRNWAANLQRVAFAMNNTIRRSTHHTPAELVFGKRLSLTPPLLPSTSATDQSLAQPTASEWDLAAQRMALEEGIARDELLLAKHRQSVQANKHRRPDPVYRPGDKVYLNTAEFRHEYKTATNRSAKFMPRWEGVSAEPLPPLILTIW; encoded by the exons ATGGacgtcatcgatgacgcCATGCTTGAGGCGCGTTTCCTTCAGGTGCCGACACGCCCCCGCCACCCACCAACCGTCGCCAACGTCATCGCTCCCGCCCCCGCGCCTCCACTCATTGCCAAACTCAcccccgccccctccaccaccacgaaaGGCCACACTGCACAACAGCTCGACTGGctcgaccccgccaaacggCTCCCCCTCGGTGACGCCGGCCGATCTGCCCGCGcctatcttcaaagcatcaaCGCGTGTTTCTCATGCCGCGTTGTCGGCCATCACCGCCTTATCTGCCCAAcccgccccccctccaccccgccCAACGCCTCCGCGTCCGTGCCGGTCGCTaacctcgtctcccttgccgacgacgacgagccCGACCACCACGGCGTTTTCGCTGTCGACCCTGTCACCGACACTCTAGTACAGGATGCCTCGTCTGCGCTCGCTGGGTCAGTACCTCTCATCATGGTCAATTGCCGTTTCAAGGCTGACGGAAACACTGTCCCAGCACTCGTTGATTGCGGCGCTGGCATCAACGTCGTCGACCGGGCGTACGCAGAGCAAcagggatggcaaggacggCCGATTATACCGGTGGGGACCAAAATGGCAGACAATCGGGCGGGTCCAGTCGTAGACCAGGAGTATGTAGTGGATGTAATCATTGGTGACACTACCTACAACGCTACCCCATTCTACGCCATGGCCCTTGGTCCACGATACCGCCTTATCCTCGGATTACAGTTCTGTCGTCAACACCGCCTATTTGATGGGGCGGAGCATTTAAATCACCTCCTCAATGCAGGGGGGTCATCCTATACATCGCTTGTGCAACTACAACTCAACTCCATCACACCAGTCGAATCCCCGACCGTAAGCACTGAAcgccactcccactccgacgccatcctccgtgaatttgccgacatccttccagccaatATCTCTGACGTTTCCCACTACCCGCCCATTTGttcgtccacctcccaa aaagaaaatggcaaattccggTTCCTCTGCGATTTTCGCGGCCTCAACAGTGTCACGGTTAAAGATCGCACCCCGGTTCCCAACATTGacgacattctccaacGCGCCGCCCGTGGCAAGgttttcgccaaactcgaccttaccgatgcattttttcagaCGCTCATGCACGAGCCCGATATCGAGAAAACGGCAATCAGCACTCCCTGGGGTTTATACGAATGGGTTGTGATGCCGCAAGGCGCATGCAACTCGCCGGCAACACAACAACGCCGCCTCAACGAggctttacgtaacctcatcagcgtttgttgtgaagcttatgtcgatgatatcatcatttggggCGCGACCGACTCTGACTTAGCGAAAAATATCCGCGCGGTTCTCACGGCCTTACGTAACAGCGGGTTTGTTTGCTCGCCTAGCAAGTCGAAATTTTTCGTCGACTCAGTATCCTTCCTGGGCCACGTAATCTCCCCCAATCACATCGGGCCAGATCCGAAGAAAGTCGAAGCACTACGCGCATGGCCATCTCCTGGTTGTGTGAAAGACCTCCGAtcttttcttggccttctccagtatttacgcaaattcatcccacacatcgccaccaagacgtccgttctcacggctcttctccctccgaacaagacagcagagaaagcgtATGAATCCCGTAAACGTCAACTGGCTAAGGGCCTCCCAGCTGAGCGATTAGAATCACTGAGTTGGCtatggaagtggacaacGTCGGCGCAAGACGCGTTTGAGgcgctgaaggaaatggtggcACGTATCACAGGTCtgtcccccctttcccatgaAGCTATCCTCGCAGGTCAAACCaatctctaccttttcaccgACGCAAGCAACACCGGCCTCGGCGCCTGGTTGGGCACGGGTCTATCCCCCGACGACGCTCAACCTATCGCCTACGATTCCCGCTctctcaccgccgccgaacGAAATTATCCGGTACACGAAAAAGAGTTatgcgccatcatccacgcccTCAAAGAGTGGCGGCCTCTACTTCTCGGCGTCCCGGTGCACGTCATGACGGACCATGCGACCCTCAAGtggttctttcaacaaccaaatctGTCCGAACGTCAGAAGCGGTGGCTACTAGTACTCGCCGATTACGACCTCCAGATTTCCCACATTCCAGGGGCCACTAATGTCATCGCCGACGCTTTCTCCCGGCTCCGCAACTCCGACGCCCACGtcaacgccctcaccaTGATGGTTCTCTCACCAAACGCAACTTTCCTGGATGAAGTGGCTGACGGGTATGGGCAGGACCCGGTAATGAGCatttggagggaagtaGACCGCTGCCCTCCGGGTGTCCGCACTACCGAAGTCAACGGAGCACGGGGG TACTtctgggatggtatggCTAGTGATGTAAAGGACTTTGTCAGCACTTGCCCAGCCTGTCAGACATCCAaagccaccaccactaAGCCTCCCGGACTACTACACTCATTACCAGTTCCTCCCGCCAAATTCTCCGACATAGGCATAGATTTCGTGGGGCCACTACCGCAATCACACAGCTTCGACtatctcatcgtcattacCGATCGCCTCACCGGCTGGGTCGCTCTCATACCAACAGTCACGACGCTCACGTCCTCCGCTTTTGCTCAACTCTACTACGACCACTGG CTAAAGATGTCCACAGCATACCACCCCCAGACCGATGGTATATCAGAACGATCAAACAAGACAGTCATCCAGATCCTGCGAACCTGGACTGACGACCAAGGCCGAAACTGGGCAGCCAACCTACAACGGGTCGCCTTCgcaatgaacaacaccatccgaCGCTCAACCCACCACACCCCCGCCGAGCTCGTTTTCGGGAAACGCCTGTCACTCACTCCGCCGcttctcccctcaacaTCAGCTACGGACCAGTCCCTCGCCCAACCTACAGCCTCCGAATGGGATCTCGCTGCCCAACGCATGGCCCTCGAAGAGGGCATCGCTCGTGACGAACTGCTTCTCGCTAAGCATCGGCAAAGTGTTCAAGCCAATAAGCATCGTCGGCCGGACCCGGTCTACCGCCCGGGAGACAAAGTCTACTTGAACACAGCTGAGTTCCGTCACGAATATAAGACAGCCACTAACCGTTCTGCGAAGTTCATGCCCCGTTGGGAaggtgtaagtgcagagcccttaccaccactcattctcaccatatggtag